Proteins encoded together in one Microbacterium oxydans window:
- the uxaC gene encoding glucuronate isomerase — protein MSTVLSPHADRLLPADPGVRDLARRLYEAVAHAPILSPHGHVEAALLADDTPFPDPATLLITPDHYVLRLLHAVGVPLDALGRGDAPADPQDVWRAFCTNWDAFLGTPVRYWFETSLSEIFGVTEQPSAANADELYAHIDALLATPALRPRALFDRFRIETLATTDDPVADLAAHARLREDPTFRGHVLPTFRADRYMDPSTPGWVVAVEELSDVSGIDAGRYSGLLDALRRRREAFRAAGGTATDTGVLDAGSWPLGSGEAERIHAAGLRGEATAEEAIAYRHNMLYRLAEMSSEDGLVMQLHPGVIRNHHRDTLARFGPDSGHDLPDVVAFTRPLTPILNDFGTNETFRLVLFTVDETSFSREIGPLAGFYPTVYAGAPWWFLDTPDAISRYRRAVTDSAGFAKTSGFVDDTRAFCSIPARHDMSRRLDAGYLAALVAEHRLTEDQAFDLTHRLVDDIPRTTFRLPGARS, from the coding sequence ATGAGCACCGTGCTCAGCCCGCACGCCGACCGGCTGCTGCCCGCCGATCCCGGCGTCCGCGACCTCGCTCGACGCCTGTACGAGGCCGTCGCGCATGCGCCGATCCTCTCGCCGCACGGACACGTCGAGGCCGCGCTGCTCGCCGACGACACCCCGTTCCCCGATCCGGCGACGCTGCTGATCACGCCCGACCACTACGTCCTGCGGCTGCTCCACGCCGTCGGCGTCCCGCTCGACGCCCTGGGACGGGGCGACGCACCCGCCGACCCGCAGGATGTCTGGCGCGCGTTCTGCACGAACTGGGACGCATTCCTGGGAACGCCGGTGCGCTACTGGTTCGAGACGTCGCTCTCGGAGATCTTCGGGGTGACGGAGCAGCCCAGCGCCGCCAACGCCGACGAGCTGTACGCGCACATCGACGCACTGCTCGCCACGCCCGCCCTGCGCCCGCGAGCGCTGTTCGACCGCTTCCGCATCGAGACCCTCGCGACGACCGACGACCCTGTCGCGGACCTCGCTGCGCACGCGCGTCTCCGCGAGGACCCGACGTTCCGCGGGCACGTGCTGCCGACCTTCCGGGCGGACCGCTACATGGACCCGTCGACGCCCGGGTGGGTGGTGGCGGTCGAAGAGCTGTCGGATGTGTCCGGCATCGACGCCGGCCGGTACTCCGGGTTGCTGGACGCGTTGCGGCGACGTCGTGAGGCCTTCCGTGCGGCCGGTGGCACGGCCACCGACACCGGAGTGCTCGACGCCGGCTCGTGGCCTCTCGGCAGCGGCGAGGCGGAGCGCATCCATGCCGCCGGTCTGCGCGGCGAGGCGACCGCGGAGGAGGCGATCGCGTACCGCCACAACATGCTCTATCGCCTGGCCGAGATGTCGTCCGAGGACGGCCTGGTCATGCAGCTGCATCCGGGCGTCATCCGCAACCACCACCGGGACACTCTCGCGCGGTTCGGGCCCGACAGCGGACACGACCTCCCCGACGTGGTCGCCTTCACGCGGCCGCTCACCCCGATCCTGAACGACTTCGGGACGAACGAGACCTTCCGCCTGGTCCTGTTCACGGTCGACGAGACCTCGTTCAGCAGGGAGATCGGACCGCTCGCCGGCTTCTATCCCACGGTGTACGCCGGCGCGCCGTGGTGGTTCCTCGACACCCCGGATGCCATCTCCCGGTATCGCCGGGCGGTGACGGACAGTGCGGGGTTCGCGAAGACCAGCGGCTTCGTCGACGACACCAGGGCGTTCTGCTCGATCCCTGCGCGCCACGACATGTCCCGTCGACTCGACGCCGGGTACCTCGCGGCACTCGTCGCCGAGCACCGCCTCACCGAGGACCAGGCGTTCGACCTCACGCACCGGCTCGTCGACGACATCCCCCGGACGACCTTCCGCCTGCCCGGAGCGAGATCATGA
- a CDS encoding helix-turn-helix transcriptional regulator yields MLETSARLLELLSLLQLQRDWTSSALSDRLGVSTRTIRADIGKLRSLGYPVDARPGVAGGYRLAAGTAMPPLLLDDDEAVAVAVGLGAAATWRLGVEETSLTALAKLEQVMPSRLRRRVDAIRAATSVVPGAEPPLDLAALSTVASAIRGHERLRFGYTKPGGVEEQRYTEPQRLVSWGPVWYLLAWDLDRDDWRIFRVDRMVPRAPTGARFRPRAIPEGDVVEYVVRRVTTTSTS; encoded by the coding sequence ATGCTCGAGACCTCGGCCCGCTTGCTCGAACTGCTCTCGCTGCTCCAGCTCCAGCGTGACTGGACCAGTTCCGCGTTGTCCGACCGGCTGGGGGTGAGCACACGGACGATCCGCGCCGACATCGGCAAGCTGCGTTCGCTCGGCTATCCGGTGGACGCGCGTCCGGGTGTCGCCGGCGGGTACCGGCTGGCCGCCGGGACGGCGATGCCTCCACTCCTGCTCGACGATGACGAGGCCGTCGCGGTCGCGGTCGGGCTGGGAGCGGCCGCGACCTGGCGGCTCGGCGTCGAAGAGACGTCCCTCACCGCCCTCGCCAAGCTGGAGCAGGTGATGCCCTCGCGTCTGCGCCGCCGTGTCGACGCGATCCGCGCGGCGACGAGCGTGGTTCCCGGAGCGGAACCGCCGTTGGACCTCGCGGCGCTCAGCACGGTCGCCTCGGCGATCCGCGGTCACGAGCGGCTCCGCTTCGGCTACACGAAACCCGGCGGCGTCGAAGAGCAGCGGTACACCGAACCGCAGCGCCTGGTGAGCTGGGGACCGGTCTGGTACCTGCTCGCCTGGGACCTCGATCGTGATGACTGGCGCATCTTCCGCGTCGATCGCATGGTGCCGCGTGCGCCGACCGGAGCGCGTTTCCGGCCGCGTGCGATCCCGGAGGGCGACGTCGTGGAGTACGTCGTGCGGCGCGTCACGACGACGTCCACCTCATGA
- a CDS encoding epoxide hydrolase family protein encodes MTQNTSLTPFRIDIPQDAVDDLHDRLARTRWPFPVPGRDDRTDFRRGIPLPYLKELAEYWREGFDWRMQEAALNTYEQFTTVVDGQPFHVLHVRSANPEATPLLLSDSWPASFVEYQRLLPLLTDEFHVVIPSLPGLGFSTPLSGTGWDLARTTEAYAEIMTRFGYDRFAAHGSDVGTGRSAATSACTTTNRTPSVRHSRTRPSPSSRGSSRNSSAGPMTGSGPRTSIATSC; translated from the coding sequence ATGACCCAGAACACCTCCCTCACCCCTTTCCGCATCGACATCCCGCAGGACGCCGTCGACGACCTCCACGATCGTCTGGCCCGCACCCGCTGGCCGTTCCCGGTTCCGGGACGCGACGATCGCACCGATTTCCGCCGCGGCATCCCCCTCCCGTACCTGAAGGAGCTCGCCGAGTACTGGCGCGAGGGCTTCGACTGGCGTATGCAGGAGGCGGCCCTCAACACGTACGAGCAGTTCACGACGGTCGTCGACGGCCAGCCGTTCCACGTGCTGCACGTCCGTTCGGCGAACCCGGAGGCCACACCGCTGCTCCTCAGCGACAGCTGGCCGGCGTCGTTCGTGGAGTACCAGCGGCTGCTCCCGTTGCTGACCGACGAGTTCCACGTGGTCATCCCGTCGCTGCCCGGCCTGGGCTTCTCGACCCCGCTGTCCGGTACCGGGTGGGACCTCGCGCGGACGACGGAAGCCTACGCCGAGATCATGACGCGCTTCGGCTACGACCGGTTCGCGGCTCATGGCAGCGATGTCGGCACCGGCCGGAGCGCGGCTACATCGGCATGCACAACCACCAACCGGACACCATCGGTCCGGCACTCACGGACTCGCCCGTCGCCCAGCTCGCGTGGATCGTCGAGAAATTCAAGCGCCGGACCGATGACGGGTTCCGGGCCTCGGACGTCGATCGCGACCAGCTGCTGA